A part of Melittangium boletus DSM 14713 genomic DNA contains:
- a CDS encoding DUF4178 domain-containing protein, giving the protein MTQGNCPSCGAAVEFTAGSAQVLVCGHCQTVVAKKGLDLEAHGKIGAIVDTYSPLRLHVEGRVDGEGYRVVGHLQKDHGEGLWDEWYVEFDSGRTAWLSEAEGAWYLLFAEGSAADLQLKELVPGHRFRFKEYRLREHQLVVEERGYGRVVAAEGQLPQDLDPSVDSHYVDATSARGLFVTLDFGQWGSNPDIFMGRKLKLEELGIPPDQLRPKVKKVALQQARCTQCNGPLELRAPDQSKRVACPYCGALLHVRKGGSLAFLQLLEKPDHPFRLSLGAKGILDDTPWIIIGMMVRSCTVEGVRYPWDEYLLYNPERGFTWLMDSNGHWVFLTPLEAGLVSVAPGVAAHMMGKRYRAFQRVTAVTETVLGEFYWTVTAGETATTEEYVAPPHSVNVEGTGKEVTYTRGEYLAPEVVREAFKLKEPLPEPQGIAPSQPNPHPSPATWSWALVWGAVLLAVYLGVNILAANEKVLDKVVRLSPDARSGTATAVWFSEPFEIRKRGNVRVELSAAVNNGWFGLEGELLNQENGEVIGFYEEVGFYSGSDSDGSWSEGSQSETEFLSSVSPGRYVLRAQASFDRRPDAYRIGLVSDTPRFLWFFWGLVLLALVPVLSLFRASSFESARWSESNLGSDS; this is encoded by the coding sequence GTGACGCAGGGGAATTGTCCCTCGTGTGGGGCGGCGGTGGAGTTCACCGCGGGCTCGGCGCAGGTGCTGGTGTGCGGCCATTGCCAGACGGTGGTGGCCAAGAAGGGCCTGGACCTGGAGGCGCACGGGAAGATCGGCGCCATCGTGGACACCTACTCGCCCCTGCGGCTTCACGTGGAGGGCCGCGTGGACGGCGAGGGCTACCGGGTGGTGGGCCACCTGCAGAAGGACCACGGCGAGGGCCTCTGGGACGAGTGGTACGTGGAGTTCGACAGCGGGCGCACCGCGTGGCTGTCCGAGGCGGAAGGCGCCTGGTACCTGCTGTTCGCCGAGGGCTCGGCGGCGGACCTGCAGCTCAAGGAACTCGTGCCCGGCCACCGTTTCCGGTTCAAGGAGTACCGGCTCCGGGAGCATCAGCTCGTCGTGGAGGAGCGGGGATATGGCCGGGTGGTGGCCGCCGAGGGCCAACTGCCCCAGGACCTGGACCCGAGCGTGGACAGCCACTACGTGGACGCCACGAGCGCGCGCGGCCTCTTCGTCACGCTCGACTTCGGCCAGTGGGGGAGCAATCCGGATATCTTCATGGGCCGGAAGCTCAAGCTCGAGGAGCTGGGCATTCCTCCGGACCAGCTCCGGCCGAAGGTGAAGAAGGTGGCGCTGCAGCAGGCGCGCTGCACCCAGTGCAACGGTCCACTGGAGCTGCGCGCGCCGGATCAAAGCAAGCGCGTGGCGTGTCCCTACTGCGGTGCGCTCTTGCATGTGCGCAAGGGCGGCTCGCTCGCCTTCCTCCAACTGCTGGAGAAGCCCGACCACCCCTTCCGCCTGTCCCTGGGCGCCAAGGGCATCCTGGATGACACCCCGTGGATCATCATCGGCATGATGGTGCGCTCGTGCACGGTGGAGGGGGTGCGCTATCCGTGGGACGAGTACCTGCTCTACAACCCGGAGCGGGGCTTCACCTGGCTGATGGACTCCAACGGGCACTGGGTATTCCTCACGCCGCTGGAAGCGGGCCTGGTGTCGGTGGCCCCGGGTGTCGCCGCGCACATGATGGGCAAGCGCTACCGGGCCTTCCAGCGCGTGACGGCCGTCACCGAGACCGTGCTGGGGGAGTTCTACTGGACGGTGACCGCGGGGGAGACCGCGACGACCGAGGAGTACGTGGCGCCGCCGCACTCGGTGAACGTGGAGGGCACCGGCAAGGAAGTGACGTACACGCGGGGCGAGTACCTGGCGCCGGAGGTGGTGCGCGAGGCCTTCAAGTTGAAGGAGCCGCTGCCGGAGCCCCAGGGCATCGCCCCGAGCCAGCCCAATCCCCACCCGAGTCCGGCCACGTGGTCCTGGGCGCTCGTATGGGGAGCCGTGCTGCTCGCCGTCTACCTCGGGGTGAACATCCTGGCCGCCAACGAGAAGGTGCTCGACAAGGTGGTGCGCCTGTCGCCGGACGCCCGCTCCGGCACGGCCACGGCCGTGTGGTTCAGCGAGCCCTTCGAGATCCGCAAGCGCGGCAACGTGCGCGTGGAGTTGAGCGCGGCGGTGAACAACGGCTGGTTCGGCCTGGAGGGCGAGCTGCTCAACCAGGAGAACGGCGAGGTGATCGGCTTCTACGAGGAGGTGGGCTTCTACTCGGGAAGTGACTCGGATGGCAGCTGGAGCGAGGGCAGCCAGAGCGAGACGGAGTTCCTGTCCTCGGTGTCGCCCGGGCGCTATGTGCTGCGCGCCCAGGCGAGCTTCGACCGCCGTCCCGACGCCTACCGGATCGGGCTCGTGAGCGATACGCCGCGCTTCCTGTGGTTCTTCTGGGGGCTGGTGCTGCTGGCCCTCGTGCCCGTGCTGTCGCTCTTCCGCGCCTCCAGTTTCGAGTCCGCGCGCTGGAGTGAGAGCAACCTGGGCTCGGACAGTTGA
- a CDS encoding DUF350 domain-containing protein translates to MGVLAVVVNLDNLLASLVYSLVGLAVFVAGLFVFRLIMPFDVHKEIEVDQNTALGIVMGSFIIGLAIIVAAAISG, encoded by the coding sequence ATGGGTGTGCTGGCCGTGGTGGTGAACCTGGACAACCTGTTGGCGAGCCTCGTGTACTCGCTGGTGGGGCTGGCGGTGTTCGTGGCGGGCCTGTTCGTGTTCCGGCTCATCATGCCGTTCGACGTGCACAAGGAGATCGAGGTCGATCAGAACACGGCGCTCGGCATCGTGATGGGCTCCTTCATCATTGGTCTGGCCATCATCGTGGCCGCGGCCATCTCGGGCTGA
- a CDS encoding polyamine aminopropyltransferase: MNKKLLFVTVLVIATCGLIYELIVGALASYLLGDSITQFSTVIGCYLFAMGIGSWLSRFVERGLAQRFVEVELAVALVGGCCAPMLFLTFALTDVFRVMLYGSVLLIGTLVGLEIPLLLRLLKDQLQFKDLVSQVLTFDYLGALAASISFPLLFVPRLGLVRTSLLFGLLNALVGLWSTWLLAPVLAHPGRLRVKAVLLSLFLVGGLVWGDRLSDYSEEHLFSDEVVHATNSPYQRIVLTRGKRGFSLYLNGNLQFVSADEYRYHEALVHPALTRAGKVERVLVLGGGDGLAAREILKYPEVKNLTLVELDPAMTGLASRWAELADLNGHALEDARMHVLNTDAMQFLRERTDSWDVIVVDFPDPNNFALGKLYTTGFYRLLKRRLAPDGVAVIQSTSPLYARRSFWCVNTTLQAAGFWTSPYHALVPSFGEWGYVLVAHEAVSPRRPLVEGLRFLSEDTLDSLFLFPSDMGPLPAEVNRLNNQVLVHYYEEEWRRWN, encoded by the coding sequence GTGAACAAGAAACTCCTCTTCGTCACCGTCCTCGTCATCGCCACGTGCGGGCTCATCTACGAGCTCATCGTCGGGGCACTCGCGAGCTACCTGCTCGGCGACTCCATCACCCAGTTCTCCACGGTGATTGGCTGCTACCTGTTCGCCATGGGCATTGGCAGCTGGTTGTCGCGCTTCGTCGAGCGGGGGCTCGCCCAGCGCTTCGTGGAGGTGGAGCTGGCGGTGGCGCTGGTGGGGGGCTGTTGCGCGCCGATGCTCTTCCTCACCTTCGCGCTCACGGATGTCTTCCGGGTGATGCTCTATGGCAGCGTGTTGCTCATTGGCACCCTGGTGGGGCTGGAGATTCCCCTCCTCCTGCGCCTGCTCAAGGATCAGCTCCAGTTCAAGGATCTGGTCAGCCAGGTGCTGACGTTCGACTACCTGGGTGCCCTGGCGGCGAGCATCAGCTTCCCGCTCCTGTTCGTGCCGAGGTTGGGGCTGGTGCGCACCTCGCTGCTCTTCGGGTTGCTCAACGCGCTGGTGGGTTTGTGGAGCACGTGGCTGCTCGCGCCGGTGCTCGCCCACCCGGGCCGGCTGCGCGTCAAGGCGGTGCTGCTCAGCCTCTTCCTGGTGGGAGGGCTGGTGTGGGGCGACCGGCTGAGCGACTACTCCGAGGAGCACCTGTTCTCCGACGAGGTGGTGCACGCCACGAACTCGCCCTACCAGCGCATCGTCCTCACGCGGGGCAAGCGGGGCTTCTCGCTCTATCTCAATGGCAACCTGCAGTTCGTCAGCGCGGACGAGTACCGCTACCACGAGGCGCTGGTGCATCCCGCCCTGACGCGCGCCGGGAAGGTGGAGCGGGTGCTGGTGCTCGGGGGTGGAGACGGGCTCGCGGCCCGGGAAATCCTCAAGTACCCCGAGGTGAAGAACCTCACGCTCGTGGAGTTGGATCCGGCGATGACGGGGCTCGCCTCGCGCTGGGCCGAGCTGGCGGACCTCAACGGCCACGCCCTGGAGGACGCGCGCATGCACGTGCTCAACACGGACGCGATGCAGTTCCTTCGCGAGCGCACCGACTCCTGGGACGTCATCGTGGTGGACTTCCCGGATCCCAACAACTTCGCGCTGGGCAAGCTCTACACCACGGGCTTCTACCGGCTGCTCAAGCGGCGCCTGGCGCCGGACGGAGTGGCCGTCATCCAAAGCACCTCGCCGCTCTATGCCCGGCGCTCCTTCTGGTGCGTGAACACCACGCTCCAGGCGGCGGGCTTCTGGACGAGCCCCTACCATGCGCTGGTGCCTTCCTTTGGCGAGTGGGGCTATGTGCTGGTGGCCCATGAGGCCGTGAGCCCCCGCCGCCCCCTGGTCGAGGGACTGCGCTTCCTCTCCGAGGACACGCTCGATTCGCTCTTCCTGTTCCCCTCGGACATGGGCCCGCTGCCGGCGGAGGTGAACCGGCTGAACAACCAGGTGCTCGTGCACTACTACGAGGAGGAGTGGCGGCGGTGGAACTGA
- a CDS encoding FAD-dependent oxidoreductase, translated as MELKRRELIAAFLGSAVAASACRKRPPRAPVPGGLVDRVVDEGHRLRGGGLPRTAEAQPVDVLVVGAGAAGLSAAWRLAAAGVKDVRVLELDTEPGGTARSGKNAVSAYPWGAHYLPAPIEDKGPVMRLLREMGAVTGVDDGGQPLFDEELLVREPEERLFYRGEWYEGLYLRAGASEQDVAELERFEARMNAFAAARDGRGRKAFAVPTALSSDDAEWTALDKLTMARWMEAEGFRSPRLRWLVDYACRDDYGTTAEGVSAWAGIWYFAARQNGQGERSEGFLSWSEGNGRLVRQLVSSLPAGQVEPGVLVHSVEPGEGGCRVDAVEAGTGRPRAYRARQVVLACPRFVAAQVVVPWRQRRPEWMGAFQYGPWVVANLTLSEAPASYGFPLAWDNVFYESRSLGYVVATHQRLLQDERGPTVLTWYLPMAGLDVKAERQKVLSADYGEWEGLVMADLMAGHPGIAAIAQRLEVMRWGHAMVRPTPGLLWGPERQAAQESLGESLHFAHSDLGGLGLFEEANWFGVKAAERALKGLGRTVPSWL; from the coding sequence GTGGAACTGAAGCGGCGGGAGCTCATCGCCGCGTTCCTGGGCTCGGCGGTGGCGGCGAGCGCGTGCCGGAAGCGGCCCCCTCGCGCGCCCGTGCCCGGCGGCCTGGTGGATCGGGTGGTGGACGAGGGGCACCGGCTCCGGGGCGGTGGGTTGCCGCGCACGGCGGAGGCCCAGCCCGTGGACGTGCTGGTGGTGGGCGCGGGCGCGGCGGGCCTGAGCGCGGCGTGGCGCCTGGCGGCCGCGGGCGTGAAGGATGTGCGCGTGCTGGAGTTGGACACGGAGCCGGGAGGGACGGCGCGCTCGGGGAAGAACGCGGTGTCCGCCTATCCGTGGGGGGCCCACTACCTGCCCGCGCCCATCGAGGACAAGGGGCCGGTGATGCGGCTGCTGCGCGAGATGGGCGCGGTGACGGGCGTGGACGACGGGGGCCAGCCCCTCTTCGACGAGGAGCTGCTCGTGCGCGAGCCCGAGGAACGGCTCTTCTACCGGGGCGAGTGGTACGAGGGCCTGTACCTGCGCGCGGGGGCGAGCGAGCAGGACGTGGCCGAGCTGGAGCGTTTCGAGGCGCGGATGAACGCCTTCGCGGCGGCGCGGGACGGCCGGGGGCGCAAGGCCTTCGCGGTGCCCACGGCGCTCTCCAGCGACGACGCCGAGTGGACGGCGTTGGACAAGCTCACCATGGCGCGGTGGATGGAGGCGGAGGGGTTCCGCTCGCCGCGGCTGCGCTGGCTCGTGGACTACGCGTGCCGGGACGACTACGGCACCACGGCCGAGGGCGTGTCGGCGTGGGCGGGCATCTGGTACTTCGCCGCGCGGCAGAACGGGCAGGGGGAGCGCAGCGAGGGCTTCCTGAGCTGGTCCGAGGGCAATGGACGCCTGGTGCGGCAGCTCGTGTCCTCGCTGCCAGCGGGCCAGGTGGAGCCGGGCGTGCTGGTGCACTCGGTGGAGCCGGGCGAGGGGGGTTGCCGGGTGGACGCGGTGGAGGCGGGCACGGGCCGGCCCCGGGCGTACCGGGCGCGGCAGGTGGTGCTGGCGTGTCCCCGCTTCGTGGCCGCCCAGGTGGTGGTGCCCTGGCGGCAGCGGCGTCCCGAGTGGATGGGCGCCTTCCAGTACGGCCCCTGGGTGGTGGCCAACCTGACGCTGTCGGAGGCGCCCGCCTCGTATGGCTTCCCGTTGGCCTGGGACAACGTCTTCTACGAGAGCCGCAGCCTGGGTTACGTGGTGGCCACCCACCAGCGCCTGCTCCAGGATGAGCGCGGGCCCACGGTGCTCACCTGGTACCTGCCGATGGCGGGCCTGGACGTGAAGGCCGAGCGCCAGAAGGTGCTCTCCGCGGACTACGGCGAGTGGGAGGGGTTGGTGATGGCGGACCTCATGGCGGGGCACCCGGGCATCGCCGCGATCGCCCAGCGTCTGGAGGTGATGCGCTGGGGCCACGCCATGGTGCGGCCCACCCCGGGCCTGCTCTGGGGCCCGGAGCGCCAGGCGGCCCAGGAGAGCCTGGGCGAATCCCTGCACTTCGCGCACTCGGACCTGGGAGGCCTCGGGCTCTTCGAGGAAGCCAACTGGTTTGGTGTGAAGGCGGCGGAGCGGGCCTTGAAGGGCCTGGGCCGCACCGTCCCGAGCTGGCTCTGA
- a CDS encoding HET-C-related protein, with product MGVTHEDLTQRAMEELGAEFFATEHSTRGMRSATEEIWKANAEVDDDQTNGFKHFDGESFVAGKQRLVSLFEGTLRSLRAEDAQGGRRQLGQALHTLQDFYAHSNWIESGHSGALSSLWRPEQPLPTFAGEDTPTCEACEFVIISDGSLLVDCGHNLSTVALTSGFYGGENEVPRHASKCRHGGPTDTGPGPFGGINKDTRLQTLSPHHPLHDAAADSALEASKQFIRDLQGQLTERQLKLLFGVGPTLTVAVDTSAGMGNLLLQATRQLARLIESRIGTEQEPLRYVLVPFQGASASSVRVTSDPREFQSALAALGSSARSSCSAPSMTAVLQALEASSDEGDLFLLTQSRASDDSLASTVSGLAQRKHTRIHALLAGSCGGAASTEAAYQRLAEETGGQVFSLRATEAAVFAHLVDATVRANAVTLLALSDARGGGRSLSVPVDASLSQVTFSLSGSPSLRLTRPDGSLVSARDPGVRIAQGATGILVTVLAPAPGIWSATLTPAGAFSFQVLGESPMDVDRFEFVEAMGRLGHQGYLAPPGLPVLSSLLATARLSGDIASARFELRSPEGVLLQTLVLAPEPGGSPLEFFGPAGLSSQPFVVYGVGRSSTGDTWQRVLPGALRPRTVRLLAPATQGLLPGSRAVVSFQVHNTGAPNLFRPSVRTDPRFGARVTPDLLVLGQGQVGVFTVQWEVPRDAAPGMTATLRTTVESLAPQGMENFADVVGVVAGAPR from the coding sequence GTGGGGGTCACGCACGAGGACCTGACGCAACGGGCGATGGAGGAACTGGGCGCGGAGTTCTTCGCAACCGAGCACTCCACCCGGGGCATGAGGAGCGCCACCGAGGAGATCTGGAAGGCCAACGCCGAGGTCGATGACGACCAGACGAATGGCTTCAAGCACTTCGATGGGGAGAGCTTCGTCGCGGGCAAGCAGCGGCTCGTCTCGCTCTTCGAGGGCACTCTCCGCTCGCTGCGGGCCGAGGACGCCCAGGGAGGCCGTCGCCAGTTGGGGCAGGCGCTCCATACGTTGCAGGACTTCTACGCGCACTCGAACTGGATCGAGTCTGGCCATTCCGGGGCCCTTTCCAGTCTGTGGCGTCCCGAGCAACCGCTGCCCACGTTCGCGGGCGAGGACACGCCCACGTGCGAGGCCTGTGAGTTCGTCATCATCTCGGACGGGAGTCTGCTCGTCGATTGTGGCCACAACCTGTCCACGGTGGCGCTCACGAGCGGCTTCTATGGAGGCGAGAACGAGGTGCCTCGCCATGCCTCCAAGTGCCGTCATGGCGGCCCCACCGACACGGGCCCCGGTCCGTTCGGCGGTATCAACAAGGACACCCGGCTTCAAACCCTCTCGCCCCATCATCCGCTGCACGACGCGGCCGCGGACTCCGCCCTGGAGGCGAGCAAGCAGTTCATCCGGGACCTCCAGGGCCAGCTCACCGAACGTCAGCTCAAGCTCCTGTTTGGCGTGGGCCCGACGCTGACCGTGGCCGTCGATACCTCGGCGGGCATGGGGAACCTGCTCCTCCAGGCCACGCGCCAGTTGGCTCGGCTCATCGAATCCCGGATCGGCACGGAGCAGGAACCGCTGCGCTATGTCCTCGTTCCGTTCCAAGGCGCCTCCGCCTCGTCCGTCCGGGTGACGAGCGATCCACGCGAGTTCCAGAGTGCCCTCGCCGCGCTGGGTTCGAGCGCGCGGAGCTCCTGCTCCGCACCGTCCATGACGGCGGTGCTCCAGGCACTCGAGGCTTCCTCGGACGAGGGCGACCTGTTCCTCCTCACCCAGTCACGGGCCTCGGATGACAGCCTGGCATCCACGGTCAGTGGCCTCGCCCAACGCAAGCACACGCGGATTCATGCGCTCCTGGCCGGCTCGTGCGGAGGCGCCGCTTCCACGGAGGCCGCGTACCAGCGGCTCGCCGAGGAGACGGGTGGACAGGTCTTCTCCCTTCGCGCCACCGAGGCGGCCGTGTTCGCCCATCTCGTCGACGCCACCGTTCGCGCCAACGCCGTGACCCTGCTCGCCCTCTCGGATGCGCGAGGTGGTGGCAGGAGCCTGAGTGTCCCCGTGGATGCCTCCCTCTCCCAGGTGACCTTCTCCCTGAGTGGAAGTCCTTCCCTTCGGCTCACCCGTCCCGATGGCTCGCTCGTCTCGGCGCGGGATCCGGGGGTGCGCATCGCCCAGGGCGCGACGGGCATCCTGGTGACGGTGCTCGCGCCAGCCCCCGGTATCTGGAGCGCGACGCTGACCCCTGCCGGGGCGTTCTCCTTCCAGGTCCTGGGCGAGAGCCCCATGGATGTCGATCGCTTCGAGTTCGTCGAGGCGATGGGACGTCTGGGACATCAGGGCTACCTGGCGCCGCCGGGACTGCCCGTGCTCTCCTCCCTTCTCGCCACGGCGCGGCTCTCCGGCGATATCGCGTCCGCCCGTTTCGAGCTGCGCTCTCCGGAGGGCGTGTTGCTCCAGACGCTCGTGCTGGCGCCGGAGCCCGGAGGCTCGCCGCTGGAGTTCTTCGGGCCGGCGGGGCTCTCCTCCCAACCCTTCGTCGTCTACGGGGTGGGACGCTCTTCCACGGGAGACACCTGGCAACGCGTCCTGCCCGGCGCGCTACGGCCTCGCACGGTGCGGCTGCTGGCGCCCGCGACCCAGGGTCTCCTCCCTGGCTCGCGGGCCGTGGTGTCCTTCCAGGTCCACAACACGGGGGCGCCGAACCTCTTCCGCCCCTCGGTGCGGACGGACCCGCGCTTCGGCGCCCGCGTCACGCCGGACCTGCTCGTGCTCGGCCAGGGCCAGGTGGGTGTCTTCACCGTTCAGTGGGAGGTGCCCCGGGACGCGGCACCGGGCATGACGGCCACCCTGCGCACCACCGTGGAAAGCCTCGCGCCCCAGGGCATGGAGAACTTCGCGGACGTGGTGGGGGTGGTGGCCGGCGCGCCCCGGTGA